One region of gamma proteobacterium HIMB55 genomic DNA includes:
- a CDS encoding acetyl-CoA acetyltransferase (PFAM: Thiolase, C-terminal domain; Thiolase, N-terminal domain~TIGRFAM: acetyl-CoA acetyltransferases; overlaps another CDS with the same product name), producing MKRAFIYDAIRSPRTKAKASGGLHELTPTALLAQLHHSIAERTGLDPGLVYEVILGCVTQYGEQAANVAKTSALLAGWPSSIAGMTVNRFCSSSIDAVSLAALKVNVGQSPALIAGGVEMMSRVPLLADGARVFADHKFGVEHHVLLMGAGADLIATRVGATREDCDEVAFLSHQRALAAQREKRFSSIVPINTSQGGITEDECIRTSLTRERLADMPLAFAELGAAGSDDVQLAAFGSLGAISHVHTAANSPAMCDAAAVLLVGDESMQGRLSVFPKVEIIDSVTCGAEPLEVVSGCVTATAEIMRRNGLSTADVDVFEIHEAFAATIVKLTRELDLSLDKVNVNGGCIALGHPMGATGAIMVGTAIEELYRSNGELAVVAASGAAGSGSALLLRRCD from the coding sequence GTGAAAAGAGCGTTCATCTATGACGCAATCCGCAGCCCTCGTACAAAAGCCAAAGCCTCGGGTGGCCTTCACGAGCTAACACCCACAGCGCTTCTCGCTCAGCTACATCATTCAATTGCTGAACGTACCGGCCTAGACCCAGGCCTAGTGTATGAAGTCATCCTCGGCTGCGTGACGCAATACGGTGAGCAGGCAGCAAATGTTGCAAAAACCTCTGCGCTTTTGGCGGGCTGGCCCTCCAGCATTGCCGGAATGACGGTTAACCGCTTTTGTTCGTCGAGTATCGATGCTGTTTCGCTCGCTGCTTTGAAAGTGAATGTCGGGCAGTCTCCCGCACTCATAGCCGGAGGTGTCGAGATGATGTCGCGGGTGCCTCTGTTAGCCGACGGAGCGCGCGTATTCGCCGATCATAAATTTGGCGTTGAGCATCATGTGTTGTTGATGGGCGCCGGTGCTGACCTTATTGCCACTCGTGTCGGCGCGACCCGAGAAGATTGCGATGAGGTTGCTTTCTTAAGCCATCAACGTGCGTTGGCAGCTCAGCGTGAGAAACGATTTTCCTCGATCGTCCCGATTAACACCTCTCAGGGTGGGATCACCGAGGATGAGTGCATTCGTACATCGCTTACGCGAGAGCGCTTGGCGGATATGCCATTAGCTTTTGCGGAGCTCGGTGCGGCGGGGTCTGACGATGTTCAACTCGCCGCGTTTGGGAGTTTAGGAGCCATTTCGCATGTTCACACTGCAGCAAATTCTCCTGCTATGTGTGACGCAGCGGCGGTTCTGTTGGTTGGTGACGAGTCCATGCAAGGTCGACTTTCAGTTTTCCCTAAAGTGGAGATTATTGATTCGGTGACCTGCGGTGCTGAACCGCTTGAGGTTGTCAGTGGGTGTGTCACAGCCACCGCTGAGATTATGCGTCGCAACGGACTTTCAACGGCTGATGTCGATGTGTTTGAGATTCACGAAGCCTTTGCGGCAACCATTGTTAAATTGACGCGGGAGCTCGATCTTTCGCTTGATAAAGTGAACGTCAATGGAGGTTGCATTGCCCTGGGCCACCCCATGGGCGCGACTGGGGCCATTATGGTGGGTACTGCAATTGAAGAGTTGTATCGATCCAACGGGGAACTCGCCGTCGTTGCGGCAAGCGGGGCTGCCGGAAGTGGCAGTGCCTTACTACTGAGGCGCTGCGACTAA
- a CDS encoding acetyl-CoA acetyltransferase (PFAM: Thiolase, C-terminal domain; overlaps another CDS with the same product name): protein MSTGVYILGGSQTDFSRNWAREDLEVYNMFTEVLRDAVADAAIEPAQIEVGHVGNFVADLFAGQGLIGGFFGQVYPELAMLPTSRHEAACASGSMAILGAMRDIEAGHYNTACVLGLELMRNVDGKTGAEYLGAATWKGHEARTCDFPWPFMFDLITREYDMRHGIRDEHLTRIAEINFANAKLNPNAQTRGWQFAEGSFDSDEMLNPVIEGRVRKLDCGQITDGAACIILANEDVARAHAEKQGLKLSDIPRIKGWGHRSAPISLDTKLESSRGSGIIFPHAAKTMSDALDRAGMESITAVDGLETHDCFTVTEYMAIDHSGLTAPGESWKAIEEGRIALDGDFPINPSGGLIGLGHPVGATGVRMALDCAKQVSGKAGDYQIKGAENLITFNMGGSTTTCASLVVGVGQ from the coding sequence ATGAGCACGGGCGTTTACATACTCGGTGGTAGCCAAACTGACTTCTCTCGCAACTGGGCCCGCGAAGATCTCGAGGTCTACAACATGTTCACCGAGGTCCTTCGCGATGCTGTAGCGGATGCCGCGATAGAGCCCGCCCAAATCGAAGTAGGTCATGTCGGAAACTTTGTGGCGGATTTATTCGCAGGGCAGGGGTTGATAGGTGGTTTCTTCGGGCAGGTTTACCCTGAACTTGCCATGCTTCCCACATCTCGACATGAAGCCGCGTGCGCTTCGGGTTCGATGGCCATTTTGGGTGCCATGCGAGATATCGAAGCGGGGCACTACAACACGGCTTGTGTGTTGGGCCTTGAGCTCATGCGTAACGTCGATGGCAAGACAGGTGCCGAGTATTTGGGCGCAGCAACCTGGAAGGGTCACGAAGCACGGACATGCGATTTCCCTTGGCCCTTCATGTTTGACCTGATCACGCGCGAATACGATATGCGACACGGTATTCGCGATGAGCACCTTACCCGAATAGCCGAGATCAATTTTGCTAACGCGAAGTTAAACCCCAATGCTCAAACCCGCGGATGGCAGTTTGCTGAAGGGAGTTTTGACTCCGATGAAATGTTGAACCCGGTTATCGAAGGGCGCGTCCGTAAGCTCGACTGCGGCCAAATAACCGACGGTGCTGCCTGCATTATTTTGGCAAACGAGGATGTTGCGAGGGCCCATGCTGAGAAACAGGGTCTAAAGCTATCGGATATTCCACGCATTAAAGGCTGGGGACATCGCTCCGCCCCAATCTCACTGGATACCAAATTGGAAAGCTCACGAGGCAGTGGGATTATCTTCCCGCATGCAGCAAAAACCATGAGCGACGCGCTCGATCGTGCAGGCATGGAGTCAATTACCGCCGTCGATGGTCTGGAAACTCACGATTGTTTCACTGTCACCGAGTATATGGCGATTGATCATTCGGGCTTAACCGCGCCAGGTGAAAGCTGGAAGGCGATCGAGGAAGGGCGTATCGCGCTTGATGGTGATTTCCCGATAAACCCGAGCGGTGGATTGATTGGACTTGGACATCCAGTGGGAGCAACGGGTGTTCGAATGGCACTTGATTGCGCTAAGCAGGTTTCTGGGAAGGCTGGTGACTACCAGATAAAAGGCGCCGAGAATCTCATTACCTTCAATATGGGTGGCAGTACAACAACCTGCGCGAGTTTGGTGGTAGGCGTCGGGCAGTGA
- a CDS encoding Cell division and transport-associated protein TolR (PFAM: Biopolymer transport protein ExbD/TolR~TIGRFAM: TolR protein; Cell division and transport-associated protein TolR (TC 2.C.1.2.1)): protein MRPRRAVAEINVVPYIDVMLVLLVIFMATAPLLMQGVEVDLPKANSTPVSDSDAEPLIVSIDADANLYLNLGASDDQALSIETVRQRVATVLKRNPDKAVMVWGDAAVPYGDVVSLMSELQAAGAPSVGLVTEAPARK, encoded by the coding sequence GTGAGACCACGCCGCGCCGTTGCAGAAATCAACGTTGTTCCTTACATCGACGTGATGTTGGTTTTGCTCGTTATTTTTATGGCGACGGCACCGCTACTAATGCAAGGGGTTGAGGTGGATTTACCCAAAGCAAACTCAACGCCTGTCTCTGACAGTGATGCAGAGCCTCTTATCGTTTCCATTGACGCTGACGCAAACCTTTATCTCAATTTGGGTGCGAGCGACGACCAGGCATTGAGTATCGAAACGGTTAGACAACGCGTTGCGACGGTACTCAAGCGCAACCCAGACAAAGCGGTGATGGTCTGGGGTGATGCTGCTGTCCCCTACGGTGACGTGGTTTCTTTGATGTCTGAGTTACAGGCTGCTGGTGCACCTTCGGTTGGCTTGGTAACCGAGGCACCGGCGAGAAAGTAG
- a CDS encoding tol-pal system beta propeller repeat protein TolB (PFAM: WD40-like Beta Propeller Repeat; TolB amino-terminal domain~TIGRFAM: tol-pal system beta propeller repeat protein TolB), producing the protein MFLRVLLTVCGLLFSSASIAQLEIQVTRGIDNPTSIAVAPFAWDGLGAAPEDFAQIIDSDLARSGQFSPVSRRDMLSLPTRAEDIFYRDWRAIAARYLVIGRVSKGVQLRVEFALYDVERGIELFSSQVTGPEYEARMVAHRVADAIYEKLTGIQGAFATRLIYVSVTRNPEGKDFYRLTVADSDGQRPIVLLEGRDPILAPSWSPDGKEVAYVSFESSRPAIYRQVLATGAREQLTNFRGLNNSPVWSPDGKSMALVLSKDGSPDIYLLDLETKQLTRLTRHYAIDTEPTWMPDGKSLLFTSDRGGRPQIYRYTLATGKVERVTFEGRYNARARVAEDGRNVALVHQRDGRFHVAVFDLITERMTVLTETSLDESPSIAPNGSLVIYATKRGERSVLGAVAVDGGVKFSLPARSGSVQEPAWSPMLFSW; encoded by the coding sequence ATGTTCTTGCGTGTTTTGCTTACGGTTTGTGGGCTTCTCTTTAGCTCCGCCTCGATAGCGCAGCTGGAAATTCAGGTGACGCGCGGAATTGATAACCCCACCTCGATCGCGGTCGCGCCGTTCGCCTGGGACGGTCTCGGTGCAGCACCTGAGGACTTCGCGCAAATTATTGACTCTGATCTCGCTCGAAGCGGCCAGTTCAGTCCGGTCAGTCGCCGGGACATGTTGAGTTTGCCTACGCGTGCCGAAGATATTTTCTACCGTGACTGGCGAGCGATTGCCGCGCGATATCTCGTTATAGGGCGAGTGAGTAAAGGTGTGCAGCTCCGAGTTGAGTTTGCGCTATATGACGTAGAGCGGGGGATTGAACTTTTCTCATCCCAGGTGACGGGCCCCGAGTACGAGGCTCGAATGGTTGCTCACCGGGTGGCGGATGCAATTTACGAGAAACTGACCGGTATCCAAGGTGCCTTTGCGACGCGATTGATTTACGTATCGGTGACACGAAATCCCGAGGGCAAAGATTTTTATCGCCTCACTGTGGCTGACTCTGACGGTCAGCGCCCTATTGTGTTACTCGAGGGGCGTGATCCGATTCTTGCACCGAGCTGGTCGCCTGACGGAAAAGAAGTTGCCTACGTATCCTTCGAGTCCTCGCGACCGGCGATTTATCGTCAGGTGCTGGCAACAGGCGCTCGCGAGCAGCTGACTAATTTCCGAGGCTTGAACAACTCGCCAGTCTGGTCACCCGACGGCAAATCAATGGCGTTGGTATTGTCCAAAGACGGCAGTCCCGATATTTACTTGCTCGACCTTGAAACGAAACAACTGACGAGGCTTACAAGACACTATGCGATTGATACGGAACCGACGTGGATGCCGGACGGTAAATCGTTGCTCTTCACGTCTGATCGAGGTGGTCGCCCTCAGATTTATCGGTATACCTTGGCAACCGGCAAAGTTGAGCGAGTAACATTTGAAGGTCGATACAACGCTCGCGCACGCGTTGCCGAGGATGGGCGTAATGTGGCGTTGGTTCATCAGCGAGACGGGCGTTTTCATGTGGCTGTTTTCGATTTGATTACGGAGCGCATGACAGTGCTCACCGAAACCTCGCTCGATGAAAGCCCCAGCATAGCGCCCAACGGGTCGTTGGTTATCTATGCGACAAAGCGTGGAGAACGTAGTGTTTTGGGTGCGGTGGCAGTGGACGGGGGCGTCAAATTTAGCCTCCCAGCGCGGTCCGGCAGCGTGCAGGAGCCCGCGTGGTCGCCAATGTTGTTTAGTTGGTAA
- a CDS encoding tol-pal system protein YbgF (TIGRFAM: tol-pal system protein YbgF), whose product MIAQRFAKPVLVAGFFIFAGAATAQDFVVQPADQPSSIVPYAQADTSGVPVLPEPLPTAGTDARSLALRVQQLEEEIRRLNGLVEEQAGLLTRLQDQSLERYVEVDRRLAMMASAGTGETTGDSSAPSDPVVTANGEQPQEAPVAPEMGEQEAYQAAYGLVRERQFSEALTAFDAFLSEFPFGRFAPNAHYWLGELYLVVEPVDPEAARQNFQVLLDQYPNDRKVPDALYKLGRVHALKGNEERSREYLDRVIAEYGADGHPAAQLAQDFIDRQ is encoded by the coding sequence ATGATCGCTCAACGTTTTGCAAAGCCGGTGCTAGTCGCCGGCTTTTTTATTTTTGCAGGTGCAGCGACGGCGCAAGACTTCGTCGTTCAGCCCGCTGATCAACCCTCCAGCATCGTCCCGTACGCGCAAGCTGACACATCCGGGGTACCTGTTCTTCCAGAACCACTGCCGACGGCTGGTACGGATGCCCGATCGCTCGCACTTCGGGTTCAGCAACTCGAGGAGGAGATTCGCAGGCTCAACGGCCTTGTCGAGGAGCAGGCCGGTCTATTAACCCGCTTGCAGGATCAATCGCTCGAGCGCTATGTGGAGGTAGATCGTCGCTTGGCGATGATGGCGTCAGCGGGTACTGGAGAGACCACTGGTGATTCGTCCGCACCCAGTGATCCCGTCGTGACAGCCAATGGTGAGCAGCCGCAAGAGGCACCAGTAGCACCTGAGATGGGTGAGCAGGAAGCCTATCAGGCGGCTTACGGCTTGGTTAGAGAGCGTCAATTCAGTGAGGCGTTAACGGCCTTCGACGCATTTCTGAGCGAATTTCCATTTGGTCGTTTTGCACCCAATGCACATTACTGGTTGGGAGAGTTATATCTTGTTGTTGAGCCGGTTGATCCCGAGGCAGCAAGACAAAACTTCCAAGTCTTATTGGATCAATATCCCAACGACCGCAAAGTGCCTGATGCCTTGTATAAATTGGGCCGTGTTCATGCGCTGAAAGGTAACGAAGAGCGCTCCCGGGAGTATCTTGATCGGGTGATTGCCGAATACGGTGCCGATGGCCATCCTGCGGCGCAGTTGGCGCAAGATTTCATCGATAGGCAATAA
- a CDS encoding TonB family protein (PFAM: TolA C-terminal~TIGRFAM: TolA protein; TonB family C-terminal domain), whose product MNSDRALIIAVPLFVAVLVHVVFLVAIEGEWNTGEATVIAKPQVVQASLVSLNAPKKTAPKSKSKPKKKPKPKPKAKPKPQPTPNPVPPPTPAEPKPLEPESPQPEPAAENTQAQKLADLQKELMAGLEELPQAERSETNDEFDEVQQVAALMQARITQNWRRPPSARNGMEALLTISLVPTGEVVGINVSTSSGSSAFDRSAIAAVERVGQFPEVAVLSISDFERYFRRFPLRFRPEDLRY is encoded by the coding sequence GTGAACTCGGATCGCGCCTTAATTATTGCCGTCCCCCTCTTTGTTGCTGTCCTAGTGCACGTTGTTTTTCTTGTGGCGATAGAAGGGGAATGGAACACGGGTGAGGCCACGGTCATCGCAAAGCCACAAGTAGTGCAAGCTTCTTTGGTGTCGCTTAACGCGCCAAAAAAAACGGCGCCTAAATCTAAGAGCAAGCCCAAGAAAAAACCAAAGCCAAAACCAAAAGCTAAACCAAAACCTCAACCCACACCAAATCCTGTTCCTCCTCCCACGCCCGCTGAGCCAAAACCACTCGAGCCTGAAAGTCCTCAGCCTGAGCCCGCTGCAGAGAACACTCAGGCACAAAAACTCGCGGACCTGCAAAAAGAGTTGATGGCGGGGTTGGAGGAACTCCCACAAGCTGAACGTTCCGAGACCAACGATGAGTTTGATGAGGTTCAACAGGTCGCCGCTCTGATGCAGGCGCGAATTACACAGAATTGGCGGCGGCCACCCTCTGCCAGAAACGGTATGGAGGCCTTGCTTACGATAAGCCTGGTTCCAACCGGAGAAGTGGTGGGAATCAATGTTTCGACGAGCAGCGGCAGTAGCGCCTTCGACAGAAGTGCCATTGCGGCGGTGGAGCGTGTTGGTCAGTTTCCAGAGGTGGCAGTCTTGTCAATTTCTGATTTCGAGCGATACTTTCGCCGGTTCCCATTGCGATTCCGTCCTGAAGATTTGAGGTATTGA
- a CDS encoding Cell division and transport-associated protein TolQ (PFAM: MotA/TolQ/ExbB proton channel family~TIGRFAM: TolQ protein; Cell division and transport-associated protein TolQ (TC 2.C.1.2.1)), with protein sequence MTDELSVIELIMGASFTVKLVMAILVAASVTSWFMIVQRVIILQRADAELLDFEDRFWSGMDLAQLYREGSNAIEEGTDITGGEALFRAGFKEFSKLSRQPNMDAQAIVEGSRRAMRVALNRESDRLEHNLPFLASVGSTSPYIGLFGTVWGIMHSFRGLATSSQATLAAVAPGISEALIATAMGLFAAIPAVLAYNRFAARVDALLNRYDAFVDEFSGLLQRQSYAQQGGREGSRETGARGGSSL encoded by the coding sequence ATGACAGATGAACTGAGTGTAATTGAGTTGATTATGGGCGCGAGCTTCACGGTAAAGCTCGTGATGGCCATTTTAGTGGCTGCCTCCGTAACCTCTTGGTTCATGATTGTGCAGCGCGTCATTATTTTGCAGCGCGCCGATGCGGAACTGCTCGATTTTGAAGATCGATTCTGGTCGGGGATGGACTTGGCACAGCTCTATCGCGAGGGGTCAAACGCCATCGAAGAGGGGACGGATATCACAGGTGGTGAAGCACTTTTTCGGGCCGGTTTTAAAGAGTTTTCTAAGCTGTCGCGCCAGCCCAACATGGATGCTCAGGCAATCGTTGAGGGCTCTCGACGGGCTATGCGTGTAGCACTGAATCGCGAGAGTGACCGGTTAGAGCACAACCTACCTTTCCTCGCTTCTGTTGGCTCCACCAGCCCATATATTGGGCTCTTTGGTACTGTTTGGGGGATCATGCACTCCTTCAGAGGGCTTGCTACAAGTTCACAAGCGACGCTTGCAGCAGTGGCGCCCGGTATCTCAGAAGCACTGATTGCAACAGCGATGGGTCTTTTTGCCGCTATACCCGCGGTGTTGGCCTACAACCGATTTGCAGCTCGCGTTGATGCGCTGCTCAACCGCTACGACGCGTTTGTCGATGAGTTCTCTGGTTTGTTACAGCGACAGAGCTATGCTCAGCAAGGTGGGCGAGAGGGTAGTCGAGAGACGGGTGCTAGAGGTGGGAGCTCGCTGTGA
- a CDS encoding hypothetical protein (PFAM: Protein of unknown function (DUF1800)) yields the protein MVKIQNFLVVLILATLTACGGGGSGGPSFPSANSGSTGGGGSSSGGTQTPPPSAEPPELRDLVADPVATDVARFLTQATFGPTEAEVLALYEDEADFAAWIDAQISVPQSEALRRLDAHMRDSDLDPLDKSDLDIEWQKRMLVSDVLWETFVYGEDQLRQRVAFALSQIFVISDLSDSLFNDARGIMNYHDMLAEHAFGNYRDLLKAVTLNPMMGEYLSTVRNEKTDTDRNIRPDENYARELMQLFTIGLVELNDDGTVARDDAGNPIPTYDQATIKGFASVFTGWMYANAPYWYWNGWGVASTTDPMKAFPEYHDTESKTLLNNEVLPAGMTAEQDLDAALDNVFAHSNVAPFISKQLIQRLVTSNPSPAYVRRVSSVFNDNGQGVKGDLEAVVRAILLDSEARGADFGSDDQFGKLKEPVLKFTSLMRAFNVLADQPLTEDGSAVAETIRFFWPGYDYGQRPYGAPSVFNFYRPDYSPANVFGGAELDAPEFQILTEKDITAASNWGGSIIFNSYGFLRERCEENLSFESGVGCLFARFDDEIEMARDAGDLVNHLDVLMLSGQMSDGMRDVLLEHIEPFDAEQAQERLYRVAEATYLLWMSPEFAVQR from the coding sequence ATGGTGAAGATACAGAATTTTCTTGTCGTTCTTATCTTAGCGACACTAACAGCTTGTGGGGGTGGTGGTTCGGGTGGACCATCGTTTCCTTCAGCGAACAGTGGCTCTACTGGCGGTGGCGGGAGCTCATCCGGCGGCACACAAACACCGCCGCCTTCAGCTGAGCCTCCTGAGTTGCGGGATTTGGTGGCTGATCCTGTAGCAACAGATGTAGCGCGTTTCCTGACGCAGGCAACTTTTGGTCCCACAGAAGCAGAGGTTTTAGCGCTTTACGAGGATGAAGCTGATTTTGCCGCCTGGATTGATGCACAGATATCAGTACCGCAGTCAGAGGCCCTTCGCCGTCTCGATGCGCACATGCGGGATTCCGACTTGGACCCCTTAGATAAGTCCGACCTCGATATCGAATGGCAAAAGCGCATGCTTGTCAGTGACGTACTTTGGGAGACCTTTGTCTATGGCGAGGACCAGCTACGACAACGAGTGGCTTTTGCGCTCAGTCAGATTTTTGTGATTTCTGATTTGTCTGATTCACTCTTCAACGATGCACGCGGAATCATGAATTATCACGACATGCTCGCTGAGCATGCCTTCGGGAATTACCGCGACCTGTTAAAAGCGGTCACGTTGAACCCCATGATGGGCGAGTACCTGAGCACAGTGCGTAACGAGAAGACCGATACCGACCGTAACATCCGACCCGATGAGAACTACGCGCGTGAGTTAATGCAGCTCTTTACCATCGGGTTGGTTGAGTTAAACGATGACGGCACGGTCGCGCGTGACGATGCGGGTAATCCTATCCCGACCTATGATCAAGCTACGATTAAGGGGTTCGCCAGCGTATTTACGGGGTGGATGTATGCCAATGCGCCCTATTGGTATTGGAATGGATGGGGTGTCGCAAGTACAACTGACCCTATGAAAGCGTTCCCGGAATACCATGACACCGAGTCAAAAACGCTGCTGAATAACGAAGTACTTCCAGCGGGCATGACTGCCGAGCAGGACTTGGATGCGGCGCTGGATAACGTTTTTGCCCACTCAAATGTGGCGCCTTTCATTAGCAAGCAACTGATTCAGCGATTGGTTACAAGCAACCCTTCGCCTGCTTATGTCCGTCGTGTGAGTAGTGTCTTTAATGATAATGGTCAGGGTGTTAAAGGCGACCTCGAGGCGGTTGTCAGGGCGATTCTTCTCGATTCAGAAGCTCGTGGCGCCGATTTTGGTTCGGACGATCAGTTTGGCAAATTAAAAGAACCGGTGTTGAAATTTACATCGTTAATGCGCGCTTTTAACGTGCTGGCGGACCAACCACTCACAGAGGACGGCTCCGCAGTCGCGGAGACGATTCGTTTTTTCTGGCCTGGCTATGATTACGGTCAGCGGCCTTATGGTGCGCCGTCGGTCTTCAATTTTTACCGTCCTGACTACTCACCCGCCAACGTATTTGGCGGGGCTGAACTTGATGCGCCTGAATTTCAGATTTTGACGGAGAAAGACATTACAGCTGCCTCTAACTGGGGTGGGTCTATCATTTTTAATTCCTATGGTTTCTTGCGCGAGAGATGTGAGGAGAATCTTAGTTTCGAGTCAGGCGTTGGGTGTTTATTCGCGCGATTCGACGACGAGATTGAAATGGCTCGTGACGCAGGTGACCTCGTTAATCATCTCGATGTGCTGATGCTCAGCGGTCAAATGAGTGATGGGATGCGGGATGTTTTGTTAGAACACATTGAGCCGTTCGATGCTGAACAAGCGCAGGAACGACTCTATAGAGTGGCAGAGGCGACCTACTTATTATGGATGTCGCCCGAATTTGCGGTTCAGCGTTAG
- a CDS encoding Zn-dependent oxidoreductase, NADPH:quinone reductase (PFAM: Alcohol dehydrogenase GroES-like domain; Zinc-binding dehydrogenase) — translation MRVMTLQAPMGFDHITEEEREIPSPGAGDILVRVHASSLNYHDYLVARGMQRHSEGLVLMSDGSGEVIEVGEGVTEFRVGDHVISTFFPDWLSGDPDARFSGVAGGSMAAVPGDTIDGFAAEYVVKPATSFTKAPQGYTHPEAATLVCAGLTAWRGLIVEGQVKQGDTVLVQGTGGVSIFALQFAKAAGATVIATSSSNEKLERLKAMGADHVINYKETPDWGVEARKLTGGLGVDHVIEIGGAGTLTQSIMATRMGGHIALIGVVAGFTGEVPVAAIFASQLRITGITVGTRAQQEDMVRAIDASGMKPIVDKIFPLEGLADAFRYQETGQHFGKICLEF, via the coding sequence ATGCGTGTCATGACACTTCAAGCGCCGATGGGCTTCGACCACATCACCGAGGAAGAACGCGAAATTCCCTCTCCCGGGGCCGGTGACATATTAGTGCGTGTTCACGCGAGCTCACTCAATTACCACGATTACTTGGTCGCCCGCGGGATGCAGCGGCATTCCGAGGGCCTAGTACTGATGTCAGATGGATCGGGCGAAGTGATTGAAGTAGGAGAAGGTGTCACCGAGTTTCGTGTGGGTGACCACGTCATCAGTACGTTTTTCCCAGATTGGTTATCGGGTGATCCCGATGCTCGGTTCAGTGGCGTGGCGGGAGGCAGTATGGCTGCCGTTCCAGGCGACACTATCGATGGGTTTGCTGCAGAGTATGTTGTGAAGCCTGCTACGTCTTTTACTAAGGCGCCTCAGGGATACACGCACCCTGAAGCTGCGACCTTAGTCTGTGCGGGACTTACTGCATGGAGAGGCTTGATTGTCGAAGGACAAGTTAAGCAGGGTGATACGGTTCTCGTGCAGGGCACCGGAGGTGTTTCTATCTTTGCACTTCAGTTTGCAAAGGCTGCCGGCGCAACAGTCATTGCCACATCATCTTCCAACGAAAAACTTGAGCGCCTCAAAGCAATGGGTGCTGATCACGTTATCAACTACAAAGAGACGCCAGATTGGGGCGTTGAAGCACGAAAGTTGACTGGTGGCCTTGGTGTCGATCATGTCATTGAAATTGGCGGCGCCGGAACACTCACACAGTCGATCATGGCGACACGAATGGGTGGCCATATTGCACTCATTGGCGTGGTCGCAGGATTCACTGGCGAAGTACCTGTTGCGGCAATCTTTGCATCGCAGCTTCGCATTACGGGTATTACCGTGGGAACACGTGCACAGCAGGAGGATATGGTTCGCGCCATAGACGCCTCCGGCATGAAGCCGATCGTGGATAAAATTTTCCCCCTAGAGGGGTTAGCCGACGCATTCCGCTACCAGGAGACGGGTCAGCACTTTGGGAAGATCTGCCTCGAGTTCTGA
- a CDS encoding peptidoglycan-associated lipoprotein (PFAM: OmpA family~TIGRFAM: peptidoglycan-associated lipoprotein), with protein sequence MTTKNTLGKAAAVVLMAALVSACSSNAAKEEAAAQAAAERAAAEQAAAAEAAAAEQRAAEKQKAMMMAEKREEKRRLMDAASAVGSVFYFDYDSSSLSDDARAAIDAHVALMMADGGNVRLEGHTDERGTREYNLALGERRANAVRDYMVASGVPGYRIETISYGEENPVAYGSGESSWSKNRRVEIK encoded by the coding sequence ATGACAACGAAAAATACTTTGGGGAAAGCTGCTGCAGTTGTTTTGATGGCTGCTTTGGTGAGCGCGTGCTCAAGCAACGCAGCAAAAGAAGAGGCTGCGGCGCAGGCTGCGGCAGAGCGTGCGGCTGCGGAGCAAGCGGCAGCGGCAGAGGCGGCAGCAGCAGAACAGCGCGCAGCTGAAAAGCAAAAAGCCATGATGATGGCAGAGAAGCGTGAGGAGAAGCGTCGCTTGATGGATGCGGCTTCTGCGGTCGGCAGTGTTTTCTACTTTGACTACGATAGCTCGTCCTTGAGCGATGACGCGCGTGCTGCAATCGATGCCCATGTTGCATTGATGATGGCTGACGGTGGCAACGTACGTTTAGAAGGCCACACGGATGAGCGCGGTACGCGTGAGTACAACCTCGCCCTGGGTGAGCGTCGTGCCAACGCTGTTCGCGATTACATGGTTGCAAGCGGCGTTCCCGGCTACCGAATTGAAACAATCAGCTACGGCGAAGAAAATCCAGTTGCTTACGGCTCGGGTGAGTCTAGCTGGAGCAAGAACCGCCGTGTGGAGATCAAGTAA